One Alnus glutinosa chromosome 13, dhAlnGlut1.1, whole genome shotgun sequence genomic window, AGCGAGcgtgggaaaaagggaaagaaggaaaagaaaaaccgaacggaaatcaaaccaaaaaccgGCCGACGAGGGTGAGTCGACCGGATCTCCTCCATCTCCTCCATCTCTAAGAGTTGGTCGACCACAAGCCATGACCCTCCGGACTCCAGCTCCGTCGTCATTCGCCGGATCTATctcagaatctctctctccagctctctcggtctccctcttccatttcCCTCTCAGACTCTCAGTGACTGTGTGAAGAAAGGGGAAGAAAtaagggaaagaaggaagaaaaaagaaatgaaaagaaaagtcaaaggggCGTGGCCGCGTGGGGAAATGAAAAAGATAGAGAAAGGTGGAAACGAAAAGATGCTGGGCGGggaaatgcaaaagaaaaaaaaagagggggaaaTTAGAATCAGTAGTTGGCTACGTTTATTTGATGCACGctgccaattggccgcgtgtaaaaaatacacgcggccaattggacgcgtgttaAAATTACACACGGCCAATTGGCCGCTTgaatttattacacgtggctacttgTTTTTTATATGCAACCCGCCACATTGTCAtcaagacacgtggctagttggccGCGTAGTTACAGTAACTactactgtagacacgcggctaattgcagcattttttgtagtgaaagaaCGAATCAGGAACTGACACATCATCAGACTAGAAACTGCACCAACAGATGGTTACCATGTCCCAAAAGGCACCCGGCTAATCACAAACCTTTGAAAAATCCATATAGATCCACGCATATCGTCAGATCCGTTGACATTCTAGCCAGAAATATTTCTCACCACCCAAAAAGATATTGATATTAGGGGTAAAAATTTTGAGTTAATTTCGTTTGGAAGTGGTAGAAGAGTTTGCCCTGGAATATCTTTTGGCCTTCAAATGATACACTTGGCATTTCCTAGTTTCTTACAAATATTGTATGAGATCTTAACTCCTTCGAATGCTTTGGTACGTTGATATGACTGAGAGCCTTGGACTAACGAACCTGAAAGCCACTCCGGCCACTTGAAGTTCTCATCACACCGCGCCCACCTCCAAAGCTTTATGGATTAACCACCGTCTAATGAATACAATTCATGGCCATGGATAGGCCTAAGTACTGTGAGGATACGATTCtcatattatatatgaatatgcATATTATTGCAATCCCTTTATTATTACGAAATATTTTATGATAATTATATGATTACAATCTTTTCATTACTCAATATTTTccttataattattaataacatTAAGATAAAAAGCTCCTACACATTTTGTTAGGGAAATTATCCACTCAAAAAAGTTGTGGGCCACCAGGCCCATGACCAGCCCATAATTAAAGCCCTAAATGATATTAGGTCAAGCCATCAGGTTTGTTGTCAattctcagcctataaataaacatttATAACAGGTATAAGCACACTATCTCTCTGAAATCATAATAAATATTCTCTGACTCAAGCATCGGAAGGGGATCATCGGTACCCTCAACGCAGTTATTTGTTATTTGGCAAATCATCAGGTGACACGTTACCATGTTAAAAACTGcattaacacattttttttaaaaaaataatcattaaatttgtaagattTACACGTGAGCTTTTAATTTGAAAGCCTCCAAGCTCTTGTCAATCTCGGATGCTAGTTAGGTATGCCGACAATGCACAAATCAGTCAAGTGAATTGAATTGTTTCAATTTCTATTCTCGATAGGATCAACCGTTACATcaaaatgattgaaaaaaatGGCAGATAGGAAGAAAAATCGATCTCAGTCATTGGCCCAGCCCCCTTTTCCATTGATAGGATCGAAGAAAATCTATCTGAAGACAAAACAGGAAACTAAAAGATAACGCGTTCACGGTTGAAAATGATTTAGTGTCGTTGACGTACGTCTGATAGTGGCGcacaattttgttgaaaaaatctCGCTAATTGACTCATTGACGCACGTCTACAGTTTCCTTTCTATTCTATTACCAtgtcaatttctttaaaaaaataaatttaaacgcTATCAAAGCAGAgcaaaatatttttggattaaaaatgtggtttattgactttattttttatttcttatgtttcattttgtattataGATGATACCttgtttatggctaaagactTGACGGAAGTTCTTATGCTTCATGTCACGAgccttaaaaaattgacacgtgttcATATGAttaattagaaaattaaaaaaaaaaaaaaaacttttaataaaaggttattgggggtggtttggtcaTGCCTAAAGAGTAAAATGGGGGTTGTCGAAACCACCCCGGCCacaagggcaaaaaaaaaaaatcgtctttGGGTTTGCCCTTGCGTAACCACCCTCATATTGCTTAAAGGGCTGATTCAGTCACCCCGAAACTGGCCATGGCCCATGGGACACGTTTCAGTTTCTTCAAGATGCTGATGtagacttccgtcaatttttggacgaaaGTTTGACAAAAGtgtcatctttatttttattcataaatgatatatcatatctggaaaaaaaaaaaaaaaaaaatgaggggagTTCAAAGaacccaacatttttttttttaaggaaaaatacaaataaccccttcaaactatcactACATTGTTATTGTCCTTCCAAACTACCATTTATATCAATCCTCCCCCTAAATTaccgaaaaatgtcaatgtctccttaatgacaaaaatatcattcataaaattattaatttttttaaaaaaaataatctaaaaaaaaatattaaaaaaaatctaaaatatataaaaaaaaagttatacaaaaaaaaaaaaaaattcaataagacaaaaatgtctttataaatttgaaaaaaaaataagctaaaaaaaattattttatgtgtaaaaataaactaaattttttttcacagcCATAGATCCCATACCAAATAtaaatgtgtaaaaaaaaatacaaatacaaataacaCTCTTAAAACTTTATCACCAATAGTCTACTGAGTATTTGGTGTGGGACTTAAGCATATGAGATGGGTTTCACATGCATAGATCCCATTCCAAATataattgtgtaaaaaaaaaaaaaaaaatacaataaacattCGTAGAACTTTATGACAATACTCTGTACAacattgaatttgttttaatCAGACAGCTGTATTATTTATTGGTTTTACGATATCTCTTGTTCTCACATCTCCATCTCTTATTTAGTGGATCGACCAAAACGATGTAGTTCGATTGGTTGCATGCCCAGTCAAGACCAcgtggtgtttttttttttttttttttttttttttttatgaacgaAGACCACGTGGTGTTAGCAAATCTTGAAATGAAGAGGCACAATATTTGACCTTGAATAAATACAAGCTAGGGAATGCGAGCAAATGCACCTTCTCCCAAAACCTGTATCCAGAAGTATGCTCTTTCCTCATGCATCCTCTACAACTTTCATGGCCAGTATCTTCGCCTTTTTTCTGTTCCTCTTTTTTCTATTATGGATATTAAGAAGAGCCCAAATAACTGCTCCTAAAACAACACTTCCACCACAAGCCGGTGGTGCGTGGCCTTTGATTGGCCACCTCCACCAATTACGAGGGACAACAGCAGCCCATATAACATTGGGTAACATGGCCGATAAGTATGGATCAATCTTCACTATCCGGCTGGGCATACATCGGGCTCTGATAGTGAGCAATTGGGAGATAGCAAAAGAGTGCTTCACCACTAATGACAAAGTCTTTGCCAGCCGTCCAAAATCTATAGCTGCAGAACTCATGGGCTACAACTATGCCATGTTAGGGTTTAGCCCTTACGGTCCTTACTGGCGCCAAGTGCGTAAAATAGCCACCCTCGAGCTCCTATCAAACCACCGGCTTGAGATGTTCAAAGACATCCGAGTGTCTGAGGTAAATACATCTATAAAAGAGATATATGAGGTCTGGGTCAAGAACAACAACATGTTGGTAGAGATGAAGAGATGGTTTGGGTCCACAAccctaaatattatatttaggATGGTTATAGGGAAGCGATTTGATGGGACTGCAACCAAGGATGAGATTAATGAAGATAACGATCAGTGGCAGAAGTCAGTAAGAGATTTCATTGAGTTGAGTGGTAGGTTTGTGGTAGCAGATGCTCTTCCTTACTTAAGGTGGTTGGACTTGGGAGGGTACGAGAGGGCCATGAAGCGAACTGCAAAAGAATTTGATGATGTCATTGAAGGTTGGTTAGAAGAACATAAGCAAAGGAAAGTTTCTGGTGAGGCAAAGGGACACCAAGACTTTATGGATGTGATGTTGTCTATTGTTACCGACGACGAAGGGATCTCTAATTATGATGCTGATACAATCACTAAAGCTACATGTCTGGTAAGTTTTTGATGTACCCTATAACAACAAGATGCATGTTCCTTGAATATTATGAACATGCATGAATATTTCGTTAAGTAGAGAGATTATCATTGAtcaactagctagctagtattAAATTAATAGGCATAGGCATCATAGAGTTCATAGTTGTTTGGTAACCATTTTGATCATGCATCCAAGAGAAAGATCATCAAGTCCATGACGAGAAAAATAAcaatcaaattaatatatataattggctTAACAATGTGAGGGAAGAAGTACTGTTGGTTTATGGAAATTCT contains:
- the LOC133853707 gene encoding cytochrome P450 CYP82D47-like, producing the protein MLFPHASSTTFMASIFAFFLFLFFLLWILRRAQITAPKTTLPPQAGGAWPLIGHLHQLRGTTAAHITLGNMADKYGSIFTIRLGIHRALIVSNWEIAKECFTTNDKVFASRPKSIAAELMGYNYAMLGFSPYGPYWRQVRKIATLELLSNHRLEMFKDIRVSEVNTSIKEIYEVWVKNNNMLVEMKRWFGSTTLNIIFRMVIGKRFDGTATKDEINEDNDQWQKSVRDFIELSGRFVVADALPYLRWLDLGGYERAMKRTAKEFDDVIEGWLEEHKQRKVSGEAKGHQDFMDVMLSIVTDDEGISNYDADTITKATCLALILAGTDTTTVTMTWSLSLLLNNREALKKAQQELDVQIGRERQVNESDMKNLVYLQAILKETMRLYPAAPLSVPHESMEDSTLAGYHVPAGTRLFVNLSKLHRDPCVWSDPNEFRPERFLTTHLDVDARGQHFEFIPFGTGRRGCAGISLALQVMQLTLATLLHAFEITTPSNEPVDMTEKVGITNMKTTPLEVHLTPRLPTQVYA